A DNA window from Ficedula albicollis isolate OC2 chromosome 1, FicAlb1.5, whole genome shotgun sequence contains the following coding sequences:
- the MTMR2 gene encoding myotubularin-related protein 2 isoform X1 → MEEPPLLPGETIKDMAKDVTYICPFTGAIRGTLTVTNYRLYFKSMERDPPFVLDASLGVINRVEKIGGASSRGENSYGLEIVCKDIRNLRFAHKPEGRTRRSIFENLMKYAFPVSNNLPLFAFEYKEVFPENGWKVYDPTWEYRRQGIPNESWRLTKINERYELCDTYPAILAVPVNIPDEELKRVASFRSRGRIPVLSWIHPESQATITRCSQPMVGVSGKRSKEDEKYLQAIMDSNAQSHKIFIFDARPSVNAVANKAKGGGYESEDAYQNAELVFLDIHNIHVMRESLRKLKEIVYPNIEETHWLSNLESTHWLEHIKLILAGALRIADKVESGKTSVVVHCSDGWDRTAQLTSLALLMLDGYYRTIRGFEVLVEKEWLSFGHRFQLRVGHGDKNHADADRSPVFLQFIDCVWQMTRQFPTAFEFNEYFLITILDHLYSCLFGTFLCSSEQQRVKESLPKKTVSLWSYINSQLEEFTNPLYVSYSNHVLYPVASMRHLELWVGYYIRWNPRMKPQEPVHNRYKELLAKRAELQKKVEELQREITNRSSSSSERAGSPAQCVAPVQTVV, encoded by the exons ATGGAAGAGCCACCTTTGTTGCCCGGGGAAACCATTAAAGACATGG cTAAGGATGTTACTTACATCTGCCCCTTCACTGGAGCAATCAGAGGAACCCTTACTGTTACCAATTATagactgtattttaaaagcatggaACGG GACCCTCCTTTTGTCCTAGATGCATCTTTAGGTGTAATCAACAGAGTGGAGAAAATTGGAGGTGCTTCCAGTCGCGGTGAAAATTCATATGGGCTGGAGATTGTATGCAAG gaTATTCGAAACTTGCGGTTTGCTCATAAGCCTGAAGGGAGAACTAGACGATCCATATTTGAGAACCTAATGAAATATGCTTTTCCAGTTTCAAATAATCTG ccACTTTTTGCCTTTGAGTACAAAGAGGTTTTCCCAGAAAATGGATGGAAAGTGTATGACCCAACCTGGGAGTACAGAAGACAG GGAATTCCCAATGAAAGCTGGAGGCTGACCAAGATTAATGAGCGCTATGAGCTGTGTGATACATACCCTGCCATTCTAGCTGTGCCTGTAAACATTCCCGACGAGGAATTAAAGAGAGTGGCATCCTTCAGATCCAGAGGACGCATACCA GTCTTGTCATGGATTCACCCAGAAAGTCAAGCAACAATCACTCGCTGTAGCCAGCCCATGGTGGGAGTGAGTGGCAAGCGGAGCAAGGAGGATGAAAAGTACCTTCAAGCCATCATGGATTCTAATGCCCAGTCCCATAAAATCTTCATATTTGATGCAAGGCCTAGCGTGAATGCTGTAGCAAATAAG GCTAAAGGAGGGGGCTATGAGAGCGAGGATGCCTATCAGAATGCAGAACTAGTGTTCCTGGATATTCACAATATTCATGTTATGAGAGAGTCActgagaaaactgaaagaaattgtGTATCCCAATATCGAGGAGACTCATTGGCTGTCTAATTTAGAGTCAACTCACTGGCTGGAGCATATCAAG CTCATTCTTGCTGGAGCCCTTCGGATTGCTGACAAAGTGGAATCGGGGAAGACATCCGTGGTTGTGCACTGCAGTGACGGCTGGGACCGGACAGCCCAGCTCACCTCTCTGGCCCTGCTCATGCTGGATGGCTACTACAGAACCATCAGGGGCTTTGAGGTGCTCGTGGAGAAGGAGTGGCTGAGCTTCGGCCACAGGTTTCAGCTG AGAGTTGGCCACGGGGACAAGAATCACGCGGATGCAGATCGCTCTCCCGTCTTCCTGCAGTTCATCGACTGTGTCTGGCAAATGACAAGACAG TTTCCTACAGCATTTGAGTTCAATGAGTACTTCCTGATCACCATCCTGGACCACCTGTACAGCTGTTTGTTTGGAACCTTCCtgtgcagcagtgagcagcagagaGTGAAGGAG AGCCTTCCAAAAAAGACTGTATCACTTTGGTCTTACATCAACAGCCAGCTGGAGGAGTTTACTAACCCCTTGTACGTGAGCTACTCCAACCACGTCCTGTATCCCGTGGCCAGCATGCGCCACCTCGAGCTGTGGGTCGGCTACTACATCCGCTGGAACCCCAGGATGAAGCCTCAG GAACCTGTTCACAATCGCTACAAGGAGCTCCTGGCCAAGCgggctgagctgcagaagaaagtggaggagctgcagagggaaatcACCAACCGTTCCAGCTCCTCCTCGGAGCGAGCCGGCTCTCCCGCACAGTGCGTCGCTCCCGTACAGACAGTTGTATAA
- the MTMR2 gene encoding myotubularin-related protein 2 isoform X2 — translation MKYAFPVSNNLPLFAFEYKEVFPENGWKVYDPTWEYRRQGIPNESWRLTKINERYELCDTYPAILAVPVNIPDEELKRVASFRSRGRIPVLSWIHPESQATITRCSQPMVGVSGKRSKEDEKYLQAIMDSNAQSHKIFIFDARPSVNAVANKAKGGGYESEDAYQNAELVFLDIHNIHVMRESLRKLKEIVYPNIEETHWLSNLESTHWLEHIKLILAGALRIADKVESGKTSVVVHCSDGWDRTAQLTSLALLMLDGYYRTIRGFEVLVEKEWLSFGHRFQLRVGHGDKNHADADRSPVFLQFIDCVWQMTRQFPTAFEFNEYFLITILDHLYSCLFGTFLCSSEQQRVKESLPKKTVSLWSYINSQLEEFTNPLYVSYSNHVLYPVASMRHLELWVGYYIRWNPRMKPQEPVHNRYKELLAKRAELQKKVEELQREITNRSSSSSERAGSPAQCVAPVQTVV, via the exons ATGAAATATGCTTTTCCAGTTTCAAATAATCTG ccACTTTTTGCCTTTGAGTACAAAGAGGTTTTCCCAGAAAATGGATGGAAAGTGTATGACCCAACCTGGGAGTACAGAAGACAG GGAATTCCCAATGAAAGCTGGAGGCTGACCAAGATTAATGAGCGCTATGAGCTGTGTGATACATACCCTGCCATTCTAGCTGTGCCTGTAAACATTCCCGACGAGGAATTAAAGAGAGTGGCATCCTTCAGATCCAGAGGACGCATACCA GTCTTGTCATGGATTCACCCAGAAAGTCAAGCAACAATCACTCGCTGTAGCCAGCCCATGGTGGGAGTGAGTGGCAAGCGGAGCAAGGAGGATGAAAAGTACCTTCAAGCCATCATGGATTCTAATGCCCAGTCCCATAAAATCTTCATATTTGATGCAAGGCCTAGCGTGAATGCTGTAGCAAATAAG GCTAAAGGAGGGGGCTATGAGAGCGAGGATGCCTATCAGAATGCAGAACTAGTGTTCCTGGATATTCACAATATTCATGTTATGAGAGAGTCActgagaaaactgaaagaaattgtGTATCCCAATATCGAGGAGACTCATTGGCTGTCTAATTTAGAGTCAACTCACTGGCTGGAGCATATCAAG CTCATTCTTGCTGGAGCCCTTCGGATTGCTGACAAAGTGGAATCGGGGAAGACATCCGTGGTTGTGCACTGCAGTGACGGCTGGGACCGGACAGCCCAGCTCACCTCTCTGGCCCTGCTCATGCTGGATGGCTACTACAGAACCATCAGGGGCTTTGAGGTGCTCGTGGAGAAGGAGTGGCTGAGCTTCGGCCACAGGTTTCAGCTG AGAGTTGGCCACGGGGACAAGAATCACGCGGATGCAGATCGCTCTCCCGTCTTCCTGCAGTTCATCGACTGTGTCTGGCAAATGACAAGACAG TTTCCTACAGCATTTGAGTTCAATGAGTACTTCCTGATCACCATCCTGGACCACCTGTACAGCTGTTTGTTTGGAACCTTCCtgtgcagcagtgagcagcagagaGTGAAGGAG AGCCTTCCAAAAAAGACTGTATCACTTTGGTCTTACATCAACAGCCAGCTGGAGGAGTTTACTAACCCCTTGTACGTGAGCTACTCCAACCACGTCCTGTATCCCGTGGCCAGCATGCGCCACCTCGAGCTGTGGGTCGGCTACTACATCCGCTGGAACCCCAGGATGAAGCCTCAG GAACCTGTTCACAATCGCTACAAGGAGCTCCTGGCCAAGCgggctgagctgcagaagaaagtggaggagctgcagagggaaatcACCAACCGTTCCAGCTCCTCCTCGGAGCGAGCCGGCTCTCCCGCACAGTGCGTCGCTCCCGTACAGACAGTTGTATAA